The DNA sequence TCGGCCAGCGAGACTTTCTTAGCTACGGGTCGGGACGTGGACATGGGTCGCTGCACTGGCTGCGATGACGGAGGCGCGGTCCTCCTCGGCGAGGGCGCCGATGGTTTCAAGCTGCGCGAGGAGGGAGCCGAAGGTCGAGGCCTCGATGGGTCCGCGCACGACGGTCACGCCGGAGATCTGAGCGGTCAGGTCGCACAGGAGGCGGTTGCGCGCGCCTCCACCCACGAGGTTGAGCTGGTCGGGGGCCTGCCCGGTGGCCTCGGTCAGTTCTCCGATCGCGCGCGCGTAACGGCGGGCGAAGGACTCGATGATGACGCGCACGTACCCGGCCATGGAGTCGGGACGGGCCGCACCCTGGGCGTCCAGGGCCTGATCGATCTTGCGCTGCATGTCACCGGGGGTGGCGAAGGCTTCCTCGTCGGGGTCGAATGTGCCCGAGGCGGCGGGCAGCTCGCGGGCCTGCGCAACCAGCTCGTCGGTGTCGGTGGGCGTGCCCTCACGCTCCCACTGACGCTGGATCTCCTGGAGGATCCACATACCGGTGATGTTGAACAGGGGGCGCACTCCCCCGTCGGTGCGCCCTTCGTTCGTGATGCCCAGGTCGAAGGCGGCGTCGCTCATGAGGGGCTGGTCCTCGATGGCACCCAGGACGGACCAGGAACCGCAGGACAGGAAGTAGGCGCGCTTGCCTTCTTCGATGGGCAGACCATGAACGGCGCACGCGGAGTCGTGGGCGCCGCCGCGCACGACTGTCAGGGTTTCGAGGCCGGGGATGGTGCAGGGCCCAACGACGGTACGGTCGGCGGACAGATCACCGAACCAGCCGCGCGGGATGCCGAGGCGGTCGAATACCTCGGCGTTGAAGTCGCCACCGCCCGGGGTCAGCAGGCCGGAGGTCGAGGCGATCGTCCGAGACCATCCGACGACGCCGGTCAGACGGTAGGCGAAGTAGTCGGGCAGGAACAGAGCTGCGGCGACGCGCTGCGCGTCGGCGGGGTTCTCCTGCAGGAAGGCAAAGAGCTGGTTCGCCGTGTTAATGGTCGCCGGCTGGTTGCCGGTCAGGTCGAAAAACTCCCGGTCGCCAATGCGATCGCGGAAAGCATCGAGGGTGCGGGAGGTACGCTCGTCACGGTAGGCGACGACGTCGCCGACGAGCTCGCCGCGCTCATCGAGGGGGGCCCAGTCCACACCCCACGTATCGATCGAGACCGCGCGGGCATCTGGGAACTGCTCGAGGGCTTTCTTCAGGCCGGTAATCGTCTCGGCCTCCATCGTGGCCACGTCCCACGTGAGGGTGCCGTCTTCGCGGCGGCGGGCCTCGTGCTTGAAACGGTGGATGTCCGTGACGTCCAAGCGTCCCTCGTGCAGCGTTCCGGCTAGCACTCGTCCGGATGCGGATCCAAGGTCAACAGCAAGTACGGTGGTCATTGAAGGTCTCCTCCAGATACGCCCTGGGTCGGCGTGTCCCGTCGTTGGGTTCTCGCGCAGCTCTCCTCATCGGCGAGGCCGGGGCTGCGTCCCGGAAAAAGGTTCCCCGGAAGGGAGTGGCACCGGTCGGGCTCGAGGAGAGAGGACACCCGAGCCCGACCGGGAGTTGCATCAGCGGTACATCGGACCGAAGGTCTCGCAGGCGCGGAAGTCCGCGGCTTCGAGGGACTCGGTGCCGAACAGCGACCATGCCTTGGGGCGGAACACCCGCTCCTCGGGGACGTTGTGCATGTTGACCGGGATGCGCAGCATCGACGCCAGCGTGATGAGCTGGCCACCGATGTGGCCGTAGGAGATCGCGCCGTGGTTGGCGCCCCACGCGTTCATGACGTCGTAGACGCTCTTGAAGGCACCTTCACCCGTCAGGTTCGGGACGAACCAGGTGGTGGGCCATTCGATGTTGGTGCGCTCTTCGATGGTGAAGGCAACCTCGTCGGGCAGCTCGACCGTGTAGCCCTCGGCGATCTGCATGACCGGTCCGAGGCCGCGCACAAGGTTGATGCGGCACATCGTTACGGGCATCTCGCCGGAGGTGCGGAAGTGAGTCGAGAAGCCACCGCCGCGGAAGTAGCCGGTCGAGGCCGGGTGGAAGGTCGTGGCCTCGAGCGTGGCCGCGCGGTCCTCCTCGGTGAACTCATACCAGGGCTTGATGACGTTCTTGCCATCGCGCACGGCCTTGCCGGCACCGTCCAGCGTGGTCGATCCGGAGTTACGCAGGTCGAGCAGACCGGCGGCCGCGCGGCCCTCGGGCTTCCATCCGGTAGCCTTCTCGATGGACTCGGGGCTCCAGTAGGTGCGCACGTCGGAGAAGATCTGCGGTGTGTTGGTCAGCAGGTAGCCGAAGAGCATCGAGGCACCGTTGAGCGAGTCGTTCTCAGTGGCCACGACGGAGGGCTGACGGATGCCGGTCCAGTCGAAGTTCGTGTTGAGGATGGTCTCCAGGACGTCGCCGTTGGGGAAGTGGTCGGTCCACTGACGCTGGCCCTGGAAACCGGCCGCGATGGCACCGTGGCCACCGGCCTCTTCCTCGAAGCCCAGCTCAGCCAGGCGCGGGTTGCCGTGCATGAGATCGCGGGCGATGAGCGTCATCTTGGTGACGAACTTCCACCAGTCCTCGTGCTTCTCGGGGTACTGCCACTCCGGCGGGTTCCAGTCCTTGCCCTGCTTGAAGTTCTCGCGGATCCACTGGTACGCCTTCTCGTACTCCTCGGGATCGTAGATACCCTCTTCGATGCGACGGGTGAACTCGGTCATGTCGATGTACTCGTTGCGCATGCCGAGGTAGGAGCCGAAGAAGTCGGGGTCGACGACGGAGCCTGCAATGCCCATCGAGACGGAACCCATGGACAGGTAGGCCTCACCCTTCATCTGGGCGACGGCCAGGCCTGCGGTCGCGTAGTCGAGGAGACGGGTGCGCACGTCCTCAGGAATGGAGGTGTCGTCAGCGTCCTGCACGTGCTCGCCGTAGATGCCGAATGCGGGGATGCCGATCTGGGCGTGGCCGGCCAGGGCGGCGGCGAGGTACACGGCGCCGGGGCGCTCGGTGCCGTTGAAGCCCCAGATGGCGTGCGGCATCGCGGGATCCATGTCGGTGGTCTCGGTACCGTAGCACCAGCAGGGGGTGACCGTCAGGGTCAGGCCGACGTTGTTCGCACGGAACTTCGCGGCGCAGGCCTGCGCCTCGTGGACTCGACCAATCGTGGTGTCAGCGATGACGACCTCGACCGGGCTGCCGTCCGGGTAGCGCAGGTTGGAGGTAAAAAGCTCGGCGACGGACTTCGCCATGTTCATGGTCTGCTCTTCGAGCGACTCACGAACGCCCTTGCGGCGGCCGTCAATGGTGGGTCGGATTCCGATGCGGGGGTGGTTTGTCATTTATCCTTCATCCCTCTTGAAGACGTCGATGTCGGAGCGCGGGGGCGCTCGCCCCCTCGGATCCTTCGAATGAAAAAGTGCCGGGTCCGCGGGACCCTCCCCACCCTCGTGGAGCGGGACCCGCGGCGGGCCACCGGTTCAGTTTGTCACTTCCCCGGCCCCGGCCTCGTGCCCGATTCAGCTAGCGACTCACTCGTACAGGTTCGCCTTGATGTCAGCGTTATCAATGTTGGTCTTGTCGTACCAAGCGAAGCCGGAGTCGATGACCTCGGGCAGCTCAGCGCCGTTGAGGGCGGCGACGGCAGCCTTGACCGTGTAGTAGCCGATCTTGACGGGCGACTGGGTCACGGCACCAGCCTCGGTGCCGGCCTTGATGGCGTCGATCTGGGTCTTGCCCGAGTCGAAGCCGACGACGGAGAGCTCCTTGCCAGACTCAGCAACACCCTGGACGATGCCCGAAGCCGCGGCCTCGTTGGAGCCGTACATGCCGACGATGTCGGAGTTGGCCTGGATGATGGACAGCGAGGTGTCGGCGGCCTTGGTGACCTCACCGGCGATCTGCTCGTCGAGGAGCTTCAGGTCCGCGGGAGCGTTGGCCTTGAAGTACTCCTTGAAGCCCTCGCAGCGCTGCTTGCCCGTGGTGGAGGTCGAGTCGTGGCAGACCATGCCGACCGAGCCCTTCTTGCCCTTGAGCAGCTCGATCATGTGCTTGGCGGCCTCAGCGGCGGCGGCCTTGTTGTCCGTCTGGACGGTGGTGACGGGGATGTCGGACTCAACACCGGAGTCGAAGGCGACGACCGGGATGCCCTTTCCATCGATCTCCGACAGCAGGTCAGCGGCAGCCTTGGAGTCGAGGGCGGCGAAGCCGATGGCAGCCGGGCCGGAGTCCAGCGCGGACTTCAGTTGATCGGTCTGCTCGGTCACCTTGGTCTCGTCCTGCGGGCCGACGAAGTTGACCTTGTAGCCCAGCTCGTCACCGGCCTGCTCGGCACCTTCCTTCACTGCCTGCCAGAAGCGGTGCTGGAAGCCCTTGGAGACTAGGTAGATGGTCTTGGTGCCATCACCCTTGACCGCGGCCTTCTCCCAGTCCTGCATGTCGCCGGAGGTGTCAACCTTAGCGGAGCCCGAGCTCTCGCTGGGCTTGGAGTCCGAGGAAGCGGAGGAGTCCGTCGAAGTCGTGCAGGCAGCCAGGCCCAGGGCCATGGAACCGACGGCGGCGGCGGCGAAGATACGTCCGATGGGGCGCATTGGTTTTCCTTTCGTGGGAGGCGGGAGGATCCCGCCTATCTGGAGGGGTGAACCGGCATTGGTTCACGGGTGTAATTGGGATGGATGAAGAATCAGGCTGCGTTTTCGCGGATGCGACGCAGGTTGTCGATGACGACCGCCAGGAGCAGGACGATACCGGTGACGACGAACTGCCATTCGGCGGCGATACCCATCATGGTGAGGCCCTTCTTGAGGGTCTCCATGAGGATCGCGCCGACCAGAGCGCCGGGGATCGAGGCGCGGCCACCCGACAGGGAGGTACCGCCGATGACGGCCGCGGCGATGACGTTCAGCTCCATGCCCACGCCCTCGGCGGGCTGGACAAGGCCACCACGGGCAGAGTAGAGGACGGCGCCGATGGCCATGAAGGCACCCGCAACGACGTAGATGATGATCTTCCACAGGCGCACGTTGACGCCCGAGAGGCGCGTGGCCTCCTCGTTGGAGCCAATCGCGAGGGCGTAGCGGCCCAGCAGCGTCTTGTTCATGAGGAAGGTCGCCAGGATCGTGAGGAGGACGAAGATGAGGACGGCGTTGGCGACGTACGGGATGAGCATGCCGGAGGCGATGTACTTGTAGCCCGGGTTCGCGATCGAGATCGACGCCTTGTCGGAGATGATCAGGGCGAGGCCTCGGGCAACCATCATCATCGCGAGCGTTGCGATGAAGGGCGGCAGACCCAGGATCGAAATGTTCAGGCCGTTGACCAGGCCAATCGCCATGCCGACGAGGAGGGTGAGGACCAGGCCCGCACCGAGCGGCAGGTTCATCTTGTCGCCCGCCAGGAAAACACCGGCCATAACGGCCACGAGGCTCAGGCCGGTACCAACGGAGAGGTCGATGCCGGAAGTAGCGATGACGAAGGTTGCGCCCAGGGCCATGACGCCGATGTAGGCGGACTGCAGGACGATGCCCAGGTACACCTCACGATTCACGAACGCGAAGTTGGGCACTGCAAAGCTAAAGAATGCCAGAACGACCAGCAGCGCCAGCGTCACGAGCAGCAGCTGCATGTTGTTCTTCATGAAGGTCTTGAAAGGCGACGGCGCCTCCAGGCCCTTGTTATCGACGGCGGCGGTGCTCACGCGTGTACTCCGTTCGCTTCTTCCTGGCCGACGGTGGCCAGTTCCATGATGTTTTCTTGGGTGGCTTCCTCGTTGGAGAGGGTGCCGATGATGCGGCCGTGGGCCATGACGGCGATGCGGTTCGCCAGACGCAGGACCTCGGGTAGCTCCGAGGAGATCACGATGATGGCTTTGCCCTGCTTCGCCAGGTCTTCAAGCAGCGTGTAGATCTCGTCCTTCGCGCCCACGTCGATACCGCGTGTCGGTTCGTCGAAGATCAGGATGTCGGTATCACGCTCGAGCCACTTGGCCACGACGACCTTCTGCTGGTTACCGCCCGAGAGGCTACGGACCTCAACGTCGACGGTGGGGGTGCGTGTACGCAGCTTCTTCACGTAGTCCTGAGCGACCTCGCGCAGCTTCTTGACGGCAACGACGGACCCCTTCGTGAAGTGATCCATGGCAGCCATGCCCGTGTTAAACGACAGGTCCTTGTCCAGGAGCAAACCGAACTGCTTGCGGTCCTCGGACAGGTAGCCGATGCCGTTCTTCACGGCGTCGGTCGCGCTCTTGATCGAGACCTTCTTTCCGTGGACGTAGATGTCGCCCGCGGTGTGGGGGTCAGCTCCGAACAGGGCGCGCGCGACCTCGGTGCGGCCGGCGCCGACCAGGCCCGCGAATCCGAAGATCTCGCCCTTCTTGACCTCGAAGGAGACATCGTGGACAGCCTTGACGGTCGAGAGGTGCTCGACGCGCAGAACGGCCTCGTCGGAGAGCGGTTGGGTGGTGGGGCGAGCGTCCGCCGGGACCTCGCGACCGACCATCATCTTGACGACCTCACTCATGGGGGTCGAGGCCGTGTCCACTGTGCCGATGTACTTGCCATCGCGCAGGACCGAGATGCGGTTGGTGAGCTCGGTGAGCTCGGGCATGCGGTGCGTGATGAAGATCAGACCGGTCGTCGGGCACACGAAGTCGCGCACCAGCTCAAAGAGAGACTCGGTCTCGGTCGTGGTCAGAGGAGCCGTGGGCTCGTCCATGACCAGGATCTTCGAATCAAAGGACAGCGCTCGCGCGATTTCCACCATCTGCAGGCGCGCGACGGGCAGGTCGCGACAGTGGGCGGTGGGATCGATGTCCATGTTGAGGCGCTCGAAGAGCTCGCGCGCATCACGAACCATCTTCCGGTCGTCGACGTATCCAAACTTGGATGTACCGGGTCGACCGATGTACAGGTTCTGGGCGACGGTCAGGTCAGGAACGATGTTGAGTTCCTGGTGGATGATCGACAAGCCGAGGTCACGTGCGTGCTCCGGCGACTGAATGTCGACCTTCTTCCCCTGCAGCCAGATCTCGCCGCCCGGGTCGGACTTGTGTATACCGGTGAGCACCTTCATGAGCGTGGACTTGCCCGCTCCGTTCTCACCGCAGAGACCCAAGACTTCACCGGGTCGAAGGTCGAGGTCCACGTCGGACAGCGCCTTCACTCCGGGGAACGTCTTTGAGATCCCCTTTAGCTCTAGTAAGTTCGTCACTTCTCACCCCTTGGGTACCAGTAACTTCTCTGTTTCTGGAGTTTGCTCCCCCGGCTTCGTTAACGCTAACGGTCACTGTTCCGAGGAATCGCCCTCTTCGGCGTCCCCCTTAGCGTAAGGCATCACAGGAGATCGCGCGACCCAAATCGGGGATCACGTAATCAAATCGTAATCGAACAAGGATGCCAATCATCCTGACAATTCGAGGTCATTTCGCACTTTTTCAACGACAGCCCGCGCGACAGCGTTGAGCCAATCCTGCTCGACGACGCATTCACTGAGCAGCAGTTTTCCGCGATGCGGATCGTGAGGCATCCCCTCTCTCTCCCACTCAGAAACTCCCTCACCCCGAACGGTTGTTGGAAAAGTTCCGTGAACGTTCACGACGCGCCACCACGGGACGTTCTCTCCCCAATCACGCATGATGAGGCCAACCACCCGAGGCCCCGTCCCAAG is a window from the Schaalia odontolytica genome containing:
- a CDS encoding rhamnulokinase — translated: MTTVLAVDLGSASGRVLAGTLHEGRLDVTDIHRFKHEARRREDGTLTWDVATMEAETITGLKKALEQFPDARAVSIDTWGVDWAPLDERGELVGDVVAYRDERTSRTLDAFRDRIGDREFFDLTGNQPATINTANQLFAFLQENPADAQRVAAALFLPDYFAYRLTGVVGWSRTIASTSGLLTPGGGDFNAEVFDRLGIPRGWFGDLSADRTVVGPCTIPGLETLTVVRGGAHDSACAVHGLPIEEGKRAYFLSCGSWSVLGAIEDQPLMSDAAFDLGITNEGRTDGGVRPLFNITGMWILQEIQRQWEREGTPTDTDELVAQARELPAASGTFDPDEEAFATPGDMQRKIDQALDAQGAARPDSMAGYVRVIIESFARRYARAIGELTEATGQAPDQLNLVGGGARNRLLCDLTAQISGVTVVRGPIEASTFGSLLAQLETIGALAEEDRASVIAASAATHVHVPTRS
- a CDS encoding L-fucose isomerase, producing the protein MTNHPRIGIRPTIDGRRKGVRESLEEQTMNMAKSVAELFTSNLRYPDGSPVEVVIADTTIGRVHEAQACAAKFRANNVGLTLTVTPCWCYGTETTDMDPAMPHAIWGFNGTERPGAVYLAAALAGHAQIGIPAFGIYGEHVQDADDTSIPEDVRTRLLDYATAGLAVAQMKGEAYLSMGSVSMGIAGSVVDPDFFGSYLGMRNEYIDMTEFTRRIEEGIYDPEEYEKAYQWIRENFKQGKDWNPPEWQYPEKHEDWWKFVTKMTLIARDLMHGNPRLAELGFEEEAGGHGAIAAGFQGQRQWTDHFPNGDVLETILNTNFDWTGIRQPSVVATENDSLNGASMLFGYLLTNTPQIFSDVRTYWSPESIEKATGWKPEGRAAAGLLDLRNSGSTTLDGAGKAVRDGKNVIKPWYEFTEEDRAATLEATTFHPASTGYFRGGGFSTHFRTSGEMPVTMCRINLVRGLGPVMQIAEGYTVELPDEVAFTIEERTNIEWPTTWFVPNLTGEGAFKSVYDVMNAWGANHGAISYGHIGGQLITLASMLRIPVNMHNVPEERVFRPKAWSLFGTESLEAADFRACETFGPMYR
- a CDS encoding ABC transporter substrate-binding protein, coding for MRPIGRIFAAAAVGSMALGLAACTTSTDSSASSDSKPSESSGSAKVDTSGDMQDWEKAAVKGDGTKTIYLVSKGFQHRFWQAVKEGAEQAGDELGYKVNFVGPQDETKVTEQTDQLKSALDSGPAAIGFAALDSKAAADLLSEIDGKGIPVVAFDSGVESDIPVTTVQTDNKAAAAEAAKHMIELLKGKKGSVGMVCHDSTSTTGKQRCEGFKEYFKANAPADLKLLDEQIAGEVTKAADTSLSIIQANSDIVGMYGSNEAAASGIVQGVAESGKELSVVGFDSGKTQIDAIKAGTEAGAVTQSPVKIGYYTVKAAVAALNGAELPEVIDSGFAWYDKTNIDNADIKANLYE
- a CDS encoding ABC transporter permease — its product is MKNNMQLLLVTLALLVVLAFFSFAVPNFAFVNREVYLGIVLQSAYIGVMALGATFVIATSGIDLSVGTGLSLVAVMAGVFLAGDKMNLPLGAGLVLTLLVGMAIGLVNGLNISILGLPPFIATLAMMMVARGLALIISDKASISIANPGYKYIASGMLIPYVANAVLIFVLLTILATFLMNKTLLGRYALAIGSNEEATRLSGVNVRLWKIIIYVVAGAFMAIGAVLYSARGGLVQPAEGVGMELNVIAAAVIGGTSLSGGRASIPGALVGAILMETLKKGLTMMGIAAEWQFVVTGIVLLLAVVIDNLRRIRENAA
- a CDS encoding sugar ABC transporter ATP-binding protein is translated as MTNLLELKGISKTFPGVKALSDVDLDLRPGEVLGLCGENGAGKSTLMKVLTGIHKSDPGGEIWLQGKKVDIQSPEHARDLGLSIIHQELNIVPDLTVAQNLYIGRPGTSKFGYVDDRKMVRDARELFERLNMDIDPTAHCRDLPVARLQMVEIARALSFDSKILVMDEPTAPLTTTETESLFELVRDFVCPTTGLIFITHRMPELTELTNRISVLRDGKYIGTVDTASTPMSEVVKMMVGREVPADARPTTQPLSDEAVLRVEHLSTVKAVHDVSFEVKKGEIFGFAGLVGAGRTEVARALFGADPHTAGDIYVHGKKVSIKSATDAVKNGIGYLSEDRKQFGLLLDKDLSFNTGMAAMDHFTKGSVVAVKKLREVAQDYVKKLRTRTPTVDVEVRSLSGGNQQKVVVAKWLERDTDILIFDEPTRGIDVGAKDEIYTLLEDLAKQGKAIIVISSELPEVLRLANRIAVMAHGRIIGTLSNEEATQENIMELATVGQEEANGVHA
- a CDS encoding MGMT family protein, yielding MREDLVEAVLRVVEAVPPGRAVTYGMIAAALGTGPRVVGLIMRDWGENVPWWRVVNVHGTFPTTVRGEGVSEWEREGMPHDPHRGKLLLSECVVEQDWLNAVARAVVEKVRNDLELSG